One segment of Tautonia rosea DNA contains the following:
- a CDS encoding HAD-IB family phosphatase yields the protein MRYPSVLVTDFDGTLTTHDYYKLVRDRLVPDDTPDYWALYRNGQLSHFEALRAYFAAARPDEATHLALVDSMEIDPNLAASVAALNDQGWKVVVVSSGCQWYIDRLLRQAGVNLEVHANPGALEAGRLAMHWPTDTLYPSKQTGVEKSAVVRAFLEEGRTVAYAGDGSTDVEPSLLVPADRRFARADLADGLREHGESFRPFERWSEVAHALLASTGESS from the coding sequence GTGCGATACCCCTCGGTCCTCGTCACCGACTTCGACGGAACCCTCACCACCCACGACTATTACAAGCTCGTCCGCGACCGCCTCGTCCCCGACGACACCCCCGACTACTGGGCCCTCTACCGCAACGGCCAGCTCTCCCACTTCGAGGCGCTTCGGGCCTACTTCGCCGCCGCCCGCCCCGACGAAGCCACCCACCTCGCCCTCGTCGATTCGATGGAGATCGACCCGAACCTGGCCGCTTCGGTGGCCGCGCTCAACGACCAGGGCTGGAAGGTGGTGGTCGTCTCCAGCGGCTGCCAGTGGTACATCGACCGCCTGCTCCGTCAGGCCGGGGTCAACCTTGAGGTCCACGCCAACCCCGGCGCCCTCGAAGCGGGCCGCCTGGCCATGCACTGGCCGACCGACACCCTCTACCCCTCGAAGCAGACCGGCGTCGAGAAATCGGCCGTCGTCCGGGCCTTCCTCGAAGAAGGCCGCACCGTCGCCTACGCCGGAGACGGCTCGACCGACGTCGAGCCGTCCTTGCTTGTCCCCGCCGATCGCCGCTTCGCCCGCGCCGACCTGGCCGACGGCCTCCGCGAGCACGGCGAGTCCTTCCGCCCCTTCGAACGCTGGTCCGAGGTGGCCCACGCCCTGCTTGCCTCCACCGGGGAGTCCTCATGA
- a CDS encoding iron-containing alcohol dehydrogenase family protein: MSGGRTQVGIPTFVRIKPGALDRLGLYASRHAHRRIALIVSEGLPAAIVARAEDALKAEGATAVHRIDAGEASFEAASDLFAALPRDADALIGLGGGKALDVAKYVAFLVGKPSYAVPTSLSNDGFCSPQSSLTLRGDRRSLPAALPFAVVVDTTVCLGAPRPLWWSGVGDLAAKVTAVKDWKLSYHATGEPVDDFAALLSDATVSQFFARPTHDDEGMRLLGTALMLNGIAMAVCGSSRPASGAEHLISHALDAGSQRPRLHGLQVGVATYLVSRLQGEGTARIADAFDRTGFWDGIRADPFVTSEWLDAVRRAPRINPGRYTILSSRDCLAEVRDLIATDDRLKPCFIP, translated from the coding sequence ATGAGCGGCGGACGCACTCAGGTCGGCATCCCAACCTTCGTCCGGATCAAGCCCGGCGCGCTCGATCGCCTCGGCCTCTACGCGAGCCGCCACGCGCATCGCCGGATCGCCCTGATCGTCAGCGAAGGGCTTCCGGCCGCGATCGTCGCCCGAGCCGAAGACGCCCTGAAGGCCGAAGGGGCGACGGCCGTCCATCGGATCGACGCCGGCGAGGCCAGCTTCGAGGCCGCCTCGGACCTCTTCGCCGCCTTGCCCCGAGACGCCGATGCCCTCATCGGCCTCGGCGGCGGCAAGGCGCTCGACGTGGCCAAGTACGTCGCCTTCCTCGTCGGCAAGCCGAGCTACGCCGTCCCCACCTCGCTGTCGAACGACGGCTTCTGCTCCCCCCAGTCCAGCCTCACCCTGCGCGGCGATCGCCGATCCTTGCCTGCCGCCTTGCCGTTCGCGGTCGTCGTCGATACGACCGTCTGCCTCGGCGCTCCTCGGCCCCTCTGGTGGTCCGGCGTCGGCGACCTCGCTGCCAAGGTCACGGCCGTGAAGGACTGGAAGCTCTCCTACCACGCCACCGGCGAGCCGGTCGACGACTTCGCCGCCTTGCTCTCCGACGCCACCGTCTCCCAGTTCTTCGCCCGACCCACCCACGACGACGAGGGGATGCGACTGCTCGGCACCGCCCTGATGCTCAACGGCATCGCGATGGCCGTCTGCGGATCGTCTCGCCCCGCCAGCGGCGCCGAGCACCTGATCTCGCACGCCCTCGACGCCGGTTCCCAACGCCCCCGCCTGCACGGCCTTCAGGTCGGCGTCGCCACCTACCTCGTCAGCCGATTGCAAGGCGAAGGGACCGCCCGCATCGCCGACGCCTTCGACCGCACCGGCTTCTGGGACGGCATCCGCGCCGATCCGTTCGTCACCTCCGAGTGGCTCGACGCCGTGCGCCGCGCCCCCCGCATTAACCCCGGCCGCTATACCATCCTTTCCTCGCGCGACTGCCTCGCCGAGGTTCGCGACCTCATCGCCACCGACGACCGCCTCAAACCCTGCTTCATCCCGTGA
- a CDS encoding WD40 repeat domain-containing protein — translation MRVAILPSLTTALMALAIAPALALGDEVNDTAGARYREAIQEASQAIAEGNPDRVLDLLDVTDPALRGFEFEALDRAARFGQQGGSGLAIDRVATPEGVQARYGRLNPVTLDVAFICADGTIRVRPLRNPDAPFRVVEASTDRLWSGAFSLDGSTFAAGDEQGTVTVWNATTWEQVASASVGNRPVRELAVAPDGSAFAAEGETSMVLWDVHANRKIGDVGERYNFGEGIAFSPDGRLVASGGMFDVLLFDAKTAEPVRSFEHASYTMTLAFGPDASRIASATRGNISRLLAVFEVESGRKRFDRQPAEKYVLGIAFSPNGRRLAATGCDNALLILDADSGAEIVRWPRSVCGNLPTFSADGRVLAWSEPGGLMVIDLDTTPDPDRAPEPVPAP, via the coding sequence ATGCGCGTTGCAATCCTCCCAAGTCTGACGACGGCTCTGATGGCCCTGGCAATCGCTCCGGCCTTGGCCCTCGGTGATGAGGTCAACGACACGGCCGGCGCCCGTTATCGTGAAGCGATTCAAGAGGCGAGCCAGGCCATCGCCGAGGGGAACCCAGACCGGGTCCTCGACCTGCTCGACGTGACCGACCCCGCGCTCCGCGGGTTCGAGTTCGAGGCCCTCGATCGCGCCGCCCGGTTCGGTCAGCAAGGTGGGTCGGGCCTGGCGATCGATCGCGTTGCCACCCCCGAGGGCGTCCAGGCCCGATACGGCCGACTCAACCCGGTGACGCTCGACGTCGCCTTCATCTGCGCCGACGGCACGATCCGGGTCCGCCCCTTGAGGAACCCCGACGCGCCGTTCCGAGTCGTCGAGGCCTCGACCGATCGCCTCTGGTCCGGGGCCTTCAGCCTCGACGGCTCGACCTTCGCCGCCGGAGACGAGCAAGGAACCGTCACCGTCTGGAACGCAACGACCTGGGAGCAAGTCGCCTCAGCTTCGGTCGGCAATCGACCCGTCCGGGAACTGGCCGTCGCTCCCGACGGCTCGGCCTTCGCCGCCGAGGGGGAAACATCGATGGTCCTCTGGGATGTTCACGCCAACCGCAAGATCGGCGACGTCGGCGAGCGGTATAACTTCGGCGAAGGAATCGCCTTCAGCCCCGACGGCCGGCTCGTCGCCTCGGGAGGAATGTTTGACGTGCTCCTGTTCGACGCAAAGACGGCCGAGCCGGTCCGATCGTTCGAGCACGCCTCCTACACCATGACCCTCGCCTTCGGCCCCGACGCTTCCCGAATCGCCAGCGCGACCCGAGGCAACATCTCCCGCCTACTGGCGGTCTTCGAGGTCGAGTCCGGCCGCAAGCGCTTCGATCGCCAGCCGGCTGAGAAGTATGTGCTTGGCATCGCCTTCAGCCCCAACGGCCGCCGCCTGGCCGCGACCGGATGCGACAACGCCCTCTTGATCCTCGATGCTGACTCGGGAGCCGAGATCGTCCGCTGGCCGCGATCAGTTTGCGGTAATCTGCCGACCTTCTCGGCCGACGGCCGCGTTCTTGCCTGGTCCGAGCCGGGAGGACTCATGGTCATCGACCTCGACACCACGCCCGACCCCGACCGCGCCCCGGAGCCGGTCCCGGCCCCATGA
- a CDS encoding WD40 repeat domain-containing serine/threonine protein kinase, with amino-acid sequence MALQHAGTEASDRDERLGEAIEAYLELAEAGRAPEPDAFVQSYPDLADELREALDGLALVQGLVGSGTGPGGVGSSRLAAGYRVAGYRIVRELGRGGMGVVYEAVHVDLDRPVALKILGGHAAPGSSGRRRFLNEAKTAAGLHHTHIVPVFDVGQVGGLCYYAMQRIEGSGLDRVLRVLRRDRMTASGSPSGRSPMPTDRNESTAARDDSVGSGLLSLPSQTAGGDTPGSWSRRVRLAADPSRIDDRPPAFVPPTGSEYYRWVARVGKQAAEALAYAHRRGIIHRDVKPSNLLVDARGIVWVADFGLARRLEDPGQTRGDGPVGTPRYMSPEQADGRPIGPATDVYSLGATLYELLTLRPPFDGQTSAELVRQIVDRDPPPLRRFARRLPRDLETIVLKAMSKRPGDRYESAAELADDLGRFLNFEPVEARRISPIGRTWRLVQRHPTASIITTIAAAAILITATVAYVRVANERDRALVFQRELAAALEKQRDATRAEQVARAGELLSQLPVLRASTMPRRRDEGRAKLREAAALAPEESMRVALRDEALELLAARDVEDRPSLATGRVRGLVSLVESEDDTPHHLAVLSEDGETLTLWDPNDRIALLTIPLRLPRVRAEAEGDEESRPSGSPRRGAWGPHLAVVGPSIAVLNPEGTGILLVDPDSGSVRPLDLDGAEVLGLLAPRQGHRLVTIEAIPRPPAEGSENGEASDDDSGRSGRGSRVSTVGLRVRLWDIDASPAPLATLDEITFEPGFRIPPWPLVEFDPEGKTVVVGRTAPETRLVIFDADDGGRLSGFDTGIGLTALTVGPGGLIAAAGDGRVQLWEVDPWSGSPAVPLPGLSEGFVRMLRFSPSGRLLVTAGRTTGVEIWDPAANAPVASIPTATWVQDVAFADGRTLLVASGPTTEVWSIVEPIGRVGFEIPTDEPTRLPSFGPDGLMLLPLHHDAPRVWHPDHCPTRARPWEREEGQSAALAFDPEGRVLAFGPEGLARFASPDASEPIDGTPWPPQTDATAPTSGLRLMAQSADGRTALVLREFDLRLEEASRRDRDGDRDGSGSGRSRGSWRPPFEFWLWRADDRGGPGTLNRLELSGRGDRAQPSVPREPFQPTTVLSPDGLTLYFLDRGDLHAWAIDGEGNRPKPIALPEFELCRSLALSPDGRLLVLGGEAGDARLITTDSWTVVAEFPSPDPSATRWTLSVAFSPDGRLLAIGDGGGVLNLWELGDLRNPSPRRLLRLPRRRDPILGLTFSPDGRHLASLDFRSPEDRVVEVWDLHALRSELAALHLDW; translated from the coding sequence ATGGCGTTGCAGCACGCAGGGACCGAAGCCAGTGACCGGGACGAACGCCTCGGCGAGGCGATCGAGGCGTATCTGGAGCTGGCCGAGGCAGGCCGGGCTCCCGAGCCCGACGCCTTCGTCCAGTCGTACCCGGACCTGGCCGACGAGCTGCGCGAAGCCCTCGATGGCCTGGCCCTGGTTCAGGGGCTCGTCGGATCAGGGACCGGTCCCGGCGGCGTCGGGTCGAGCCGCCTGGCCGCCGGCTACCGGGTGGCTGGGTACCGGATCGTCCGGGAACTGGGTCGAGGGGGCATGGGGGTCGTCTACGAGGCGGTTCACGTGGATCTCGATCGGCCGGTGGCCTTGAAGATCCTCGGCGGCCATGCCGCGCCGGGGTCGTCGGGCCGTCGGCGATTCCTGAACGAGGCGAAGACGGCCGCGGGGCTGCACCACACCCACATCGTGCCGGTCTTCGACGTGGGCCAGGTCGGCGGTCTTTGCTACTACGCGATGCAGCGGATCGAGGGGAGCGGGCTCGACCGGGTCTTGCGCGTCTTGCGGAGGGACCGGATGACCGCCTCCGGTTCGCCGAGCGGTCGCAGCCCGATGCCGACCGACCGCAACGAGTCTACAGCGGCCCGAGACGACAGCGTCGGCTCCGGCCTGCTGTCGCTGCCCAGCCAGACGGCCGGCGGCGACACGCCCGGATCGTGGTCGAGACGGGTCCGGCTCGCGGCCGATCCGTCTCGGATCGACGACCGCCCCCCCGCGTTCGTCCCCCCGACCGGCTCGGAGTATTACCGATGGGTCGCCCGCGTCGGCAAGCAGGCGGCTGAGGCGCTGGCCTACGCCCATCGGCGGGGGATCATCCACCGCGACGTGAAGCCGTCGAACCTCCTGGTCGACGCTCGGGGGATCGTCTGGGTCGCCGACTTCGGCCTCGCCCGCCGCCTCGAAGACCCTGGGCAGACCCGAGGAGACGGCCCGGTCGGCACCCCTCGCTACATGAGCCCCGAGCAGGCCGACGGCCGACCGATCGGCCCGGCCACCGACGTCTACAGCCTGGGGGCTACCCTCTACGAACTGTTGACCCTCCGCCCGCCGTTCGACGGCCAGACCTCTGCCGAGCTGGTCCGCCAGATCGTCGACCGCGACCCGCCCCCGCTGCGACGCTTCGCCCGTCGCCTGCCTCGCGACCTGGAAACGATCGTCCTGAAGGCCATGAGCAAGCGCCCGGGCGACCGCTACGAATCGGCCGCCGAGCTGGCCGACGACCTCGGCCGCTTTCTCAACTTCGAGCCGGTCGAGGCCCGCCGAATCAGCCCCATCGGCCGCACCTGGCGGCTCGTCCAGCGGCACCCGACCGCGTCGATCATCACCACGATCGCCGCCGCGGCCATCCTCATCACCGCGACCGTCGCCTACGTCCGGGTTGCCAATGAACGAGACCGGGCCCTGGTCTTTCAGCGCGAACTGGCCGCGGCCCTGGAAAAACAGCGGGACGCGACGCGGGCCGAACAGGTGGCCCGAGCCGGCGAGCTGCTCAGCCAGTTGCCGGTCTTGCGGGCCTCGACCATGCCCCGCCGCCGCGACGAAGGGCGGGCGAAGCTCCGCGAGGCCGCCGCGCTGGCCCCCGAGGAATCGATGCGGGTGGCGCTGCGCGACGAGGCCCTGGAACTGCTGGCCGCTCGGGATGTCGAGGACCGGCCGAGCCTGGCGACCGGCCGGGTCCGCGGCCTCGTCTCCCTCGTCGAGTCCGAGGACGATACCCCCCATCACCTGGCCGTGCTGAGCGAGGATGGCGAGACCCTCACCCTCTGGGATCCCAATGACCGGATTGCCCTGTTGACGATTCCCCTTCGCCTGCCCCGGGTCCGAGCCGAGGCCGAAGGGGACGAGGAGTCGAGGCCATCGGGCTCCCCTCGACGAGGAGCCTGGGGACCGCACCTGGCGGTCGTTGGCCCGTCGATCGCGGTGCTGAACCCCGAGGGAACGGGCATTTTGCTCGTGGATCCGGATAGCGGGTCGGTTCGGCCGCTGGATCTCGATGGCGCCGAGGTGCTCGGCCTGCTCGCTCCGAGGCAGGGCCATCGGCTCGTGACGATTGAGGCGATTCCTCGCCCCCCGGCCGAGGGGTCGGAGAACGGCGAGGCATCGGACGACGACTCGGGTCGGTCGGGCCGCGGGTCGCGCGTGTCGACCGTCGGCCTTCGGGTTCGCCTCTGGGACATCGACGCCTCTCCCGCTCCCCTGGCAACGCTCGACGAGATCACCTTCGAGCCCGGCTTTCGGATTCCCCCCTGGCCGCTGGTCGAGTTCGACCCGGAGGGCAAGACGGTGGTCGTCGGTCGGACGGCTCCGGAGACGCGCCTGGTGATCTTCGATGCCGACGACGGCGGCCGGCTGTCCGGCTTCGACACCGGGATCGGCCTGACGGCCTTGACGGTCGGGCCGGGAGGCCTGATCGCCGCGGCCGGAGATGGCCGGGTGCAGCTTTGGGAGGTGGACCCCTGGTCCGGGTCGCCGGCCGTGCCGTTGCCCGGCCTGAGCGAAGGGTTCGTCCGGATGCTCCGGTTCAGCCCGAGCGGCCGGCTGCTGGTCACGGCGGGCCGGACCACCGGGGTCGAGATCTGGGACCCGGCGGCCAATGCGCCGGTCGCCTCGATTCCGACGGCGACCTGGGTGCAGGATGTTGCCTTTGCGGATGGCCGGACCCTGCTGGTGGCCTCGGGACCAACGACCGAGGTCTGGTCGATCGTCGAGCCGATCGGCCGGGTCGGCTTCGAGATTCCCACCGACGAGCCGACCCGCTTGCCTAGCTTCGGCCCCGATGGGCTGATGCTGCTCCCCCTGCACCATGACGCCCCGCGCGTCTGGCATCCCGACCACTGCCCGACCCGAGCCCGACCCTGGGAACGGGAGGAAGGACAGTCCGCGGCCCTGGCCTTCGACCCCGAGGGCCGGGTGCTTGCCTTCGGTCCCGAGGGCCTCGCCCGCTTCGCCTCGCCCGACGCCTCCGAGCCGATCGACGGAACCCCGTGGCCCCCTCAGACCGATGCGACGGCCCCCACCAGCGGCCTCCGCCTGATGGCACAGTCGGCCGACGGCCGGACCGCGCTGGTGCTCCGCGAGTTCGACCTCCGCCTGGAAGAGGCGTCCCGCCGCGATCGGGACGGCGATCGAGACGGCTCGGGCTCGGGGCGCTCCCGAGGCTCCTGGAGGCCCCCCTTCGAGTTCTGGCTCTGGAGGGCCGACGACCGCGGCGGACCGGGCACCTTGAACCGATTGGAACTCTCGGGCCGAGGCGATCGCGCCCAGCCGAGCGTTCCCCGAGAACCGTTCCAGCCGACGACCGTGCTCAGCCCCGACGGCCTGACCCTCTACTTCCTCGATCGGGGCGACCTGCACGCCTGGGCGATCGATGGCGAGGGGAACCGGCCCAAGCCGATCGCCTTGCCCGAATTCGAGTTGTGCCGCAGTCTCGCCCTGAGCCCCGACGGCCGCCTGCTGGTGCTGGGGGGCGAGGCCGGTGATGCCCGGTTGATCACCACCGACTCCTGGACGGTCGTCGCCGAGTTCCCATCGCCCGACCCGAGCGCGACCCGCTGGACGCTCTCCGTCGCATTCAGCCCCGATGGCCGATTGCTGGCGATTGGCGACGGTGGCGGGGTCTTGAACCTCTGGGAACTGGGCGACCTCCGCAATCCCTCCCCTCGCCGGTTGCTGCGGCTCCCTCGGCGTCGCGATCCGATCCTCGGCCTGACCTTCAGCCCCGACGGCCGCCACCTGGCCAGCCTCGACTTCCGATCGCCCGAGGACCGCGTGGTCGAGGTCTGGGACCTGCACGCGCTTCGCTCGGAACTGGCCGCGCTGCACCTCGACTGGTAA
- a CDS encoding sigma-70 family RNA polymerase sigma factor, whose translation MTSGPTELMAEARSGRTEALGELCNLYRNYLRMVVRSGMGPRLRERVELSDVVQETLVEVVRQFPSFTGQNEAALVGWLRRLVGQKLADLGRYHSRAKRIGDVKAMPLDAPWDAEGGGLPSGGGDGGRLLDVLALSQTSPSEQASRRELIVLLADALTDLPEAEAEVLWRYHAENQSFEAIGEQMGVGRKVVRGLWAKGLKRLKQTLEGPPGGSLRFEED comes from the coding sequence ATGACTTCCGGACCGACCGAACTGATGGCTGAGGCCCGATCCGGACGGACCGAAGCGCTGGGAGAACTGTGCAACCTCTACCGGAACTACCTGCGCATGGTGGTCCGATCGGGCATGGGGCCGAGGCTCCGAGAGCGGGTCGAGCTGTCCGACGTGGTTCAGGAGACCTTGGTCGAGGTCGTCCGCCAGTTCCCCTCGTTCACCGGGCAAAACGAGGCGGCGCTGGTCGGCTGGCTGCGGCGACTGGTCGGGCAAAAGCTGGCCGATCTGGGCCGCTACCACAGCCGAGCCAAGCGGATCGGCGATGTGAAGGCCATGCCGCTCGATGCTCCCTGGGACGCCGAAGGGGGCGGATTACCCTCCGGAGGTGGTGATGGCGGGCGGTTGCTCGACGTGCTCGCCCTGAGCCAGACCAGCCCGAGCGAACAGGCCAGCCGTCGCGAGCTGATCGTCCTGCTCGCCGACGCGCTGACCGACCTGCCCGAGGCCGAGGCCGAGGTCCTCTGGCGCTATCACGCCGAAAATCAGTCGTTCGAAGCCATCGGCGAGCAGATGGGCGTGGGCCGCAAGGTCGTCCGAGGCCTCTGGGCCAAGGGGCTCAAGCGCCTGAAGCAGACCCTTGAAGGCCCGCCGGGCGGTTCCTTGCGGTTCGAAGAAGATTGA
- a CDS encoding PEP-CTERM sorting domain-containing protein (PEP-CTERM proteins occur, often in large numbers, in the proteomes of bacteria that also encode an exosortase, a predicted intramembrane cysteine proteinase. The presence of a PEP-CTERM domain at a protein's C-terminus predicts cleavage within the sorting domain, followed by covalent anchoring to some some component of the (usually Gram-negative) cell surface. Many PEP-CTERM proteins exhibit an unusual sequence composition that includes large numbers of potential glycosylation sites. Expression of one such protein has been shown restore the ability of a bacterium to form floc, a type of biofilm.), with amino-acid sequence MHTIQGWAGLRLAGMALALGFLGLGPVVSADEIDSVVQTQDADELISTTSVVEATETEAEPVSAPVVETTPASPLLKFSSSGTFNDTSTISGGNLLNYNGIIQQTVRTPSNVSFGEFQVLPDLGANVSTTYTDTPFTLAMTVGEVNGQVPSLNQTPIFIDGLLNGTITGETQSNVTATFNLDPANLPTFQVDDFIVTITKIDPVDIAPFTTNGGRTSIQGRIEAVQIPEPASIAVFLVALAGGLGLRRRALARKDA; translated from the coding sequence ATGCACACGATTCAAGGCTGGGCCGGGCTGCGACTGGCGGGTATGGCCCTGGCTCTCGGCTTCCTGGGATTGGGTCCCGTGGTCTCGGCCGACGAGATCGATTCGGTGGTTCAGACCCAGGATGCGGACGAGCTGATCAGCACCACCAGCGTCGTCGAAGCCACGGAAACGGAAGCCGAGCCGGTTTCCGCTCCCGTCGTCGAAACGACCCCGGCAAGCCCCTTGCTGAAGTTCAGCAGCTCGGGAACCTTCAACGATACGTCGACCATCTCGGGCGGCAACCTGTTGAACTACAACGGGATCATCCAGCAAACCGTCCGCACCCCGTCGAACGTCAGCTTCGGCGAGTTCCAGGTCTTGCCCGACCTCGGCGCCAACGTCTCGACGACCTACACCGACACCCCGTTCACCCTGGCGATGACCGTCGGCGAGGTCAACGGACAGGTGCCGAGCCTCAACCAGACCCCGATCTTCATCGATGGCCTGCTCAACGGCACGATCACCGGCGAGACCCAGTCGAACGTCACCGCGACGTTCAACCTCGACCCGGCGAACCTGCCCACGTTCCAGGTTGACGACTTCATCGTCACCATCACCAAGATCGACCCGGTCGATATCGCTCCGTTCACCACCAACGGTGGCCGGACGAGCATCCAGGGCCGCATCGAAGCCGTGCAAATTCCTGAGCCGGCCTCGATCGCCGTCTTCCTTGTCGCCCTGGCCGGTGGCCTGGGCCTGCGTCGCCGGGCCCTCGCCCGCAAGGACGCCTGA
- a CDS encoding DUF1559 domain-containing protein, whose amino-acid sequence MNRPPRSRRGPRRGFTLIELLVVIAIIGVLIALLLPAVQSAREAARRAQCTNNMKQMALAAHNYVDSWQRLPSGMRWGWIPGRPGWVTSLHGPMPGFLPYVEQTALANAINYDLNMFDPVNLTIHGTSVSTFACPSDPTATELSVHNSTAYPRMAHTSYAGNGGLWPSNTYSLPPTAGFPSGLVHPQFGRVRANSLGIFSVHSETTFAEIKDGLSNTIMFMEHANGILAERTPAENGDWGWWTSGAYGDTQITAMYPINAHKKMPRFAPANAWADAHIMAASSFHPGGANFAMADGSVKFIKETIDTWAIDQTTQLPVGLTTQTNGSAFWATTYEVADPTIFRSGVYQALSTKNRGEVISADQF is encoded by the coding sequence ATGAATCGTCCTCCTCGATCCCGCCGTGGCCCGCGTCGCGGCTTTACGCTGATCGAATTGCTCGTCGTTATCGCGATCATCGGCGTTCTGATTGCTCTGTTGCTTCCGGCCGTGCAGAGTGCTCGCGAGGCGGCTCGTCGCGCCCAGTGCACGAACAACATGAAGCAGATGGCCCTGGCCGCCCACAACTACGTCGATTCCTGGCAGCGGCTCCCCTCCGGCATGCGCTGGGGGTGGATTCCGGGACGCCCCGGCTGGGTGACGTCGTTGCACGGGCCGATGCCGGGCTTCCTGCCTTACGTTGAGCAGACGGCCCTGGCCAACGCCATCAACTACGACCTCAACATGTTCGACCCGGTGAACCTGACGATCCACGGCACGAGCGTCTCGACCTTCGCCTGCCCGAGCGATCCGACGGCCACTGAACTGAGCGTTCATAACTCGACCGCCTACCCGCGGATGGCCCATACCAGCTACGCCGGCAACGGCGGTCTGTGGCCGAGCAACACCTACTCGCTGCCGCCGACCGCCGGCTTCCCGAGCGGCCTGGTTCACCCGCAGTTCGGCCGCGTTCGGGCCAACTCGCTGGGCATCTTCTCCGTGCATAGCGAGACGACCTTCGCCGAGATCAAGGACGGCCTGAGCAACACCATCATGTTCATGGAGCATGCCAACGGCATTCTGGCCGAGCGCACCCCCGCCGAGAACGGCGACTGGGGCTGGTGGACCTCGGGCGCTTACGGTGACACCCAGATCACCGCGATGTACCCGATCAACGCCCACAAGAAGATGCCGCGCTTCGCTCCGGCCAACGCCTGGGCCGACGCCCACATCATGGCCGCCAGCAGCTTCCACCCCGGCGGCGCGAATTTCGCCATGGCCGACGGCTCGGTGAAGTTCATCAAGGAAACGATCGACACCTGGGCGATCGACCAGACCACCCAGTTGCCCGTCGGCCTGACGACCCAGACCAACGGCTCGGCCTTCTGGGCGACGACCTACGAGGTGGCTGATCCGACGATCTTCCGGTCGGGTGTCTACCAGGCCCTGTCCACCAAGAACCGCGGCGAGGTCATCAGCGCCGACCAGTTCTAA
- a CDS encoding LamG domain-containing protein, producing the protein MMELRRLTSGLVLLVVVLAGPSRAGAAEQGLPEGLATSLTFAATFDQGFDADVAQGDPTFFSAATAARETPVAGPDGPGIDRIAEGGRSGGALRFTQENRRVHFFRVEDNLPFEGPDGDGWSGSISYFLNLDPESELPPAYVDPIQITQKAWNDAAIWNDFTKDDRPRVFRLGVLADLKVWNPENADFDALPPSEKPVVPVTDTPFAKGRWTHIVITFDHFNTGRTDGEARLYLDGELQGAVSGWNQRFSWDPSQAVIFLGLGYAGLMDDLMIFDRSLSADEVRQLTEAAASGSPLLTP; encoded by the coding sequence ATGATGGAATTGCGCCGCCTGACCTCTGGCCTCGTGCTGCTCGTGGTGGTCCTGGCCGGGCCGAGTCGTGCCGGAGCGGCGGAGCAAGGGCTGCCGGAAGGGCTCGCCACGTCGTTGACCTTCGCGGCGACCTTCGACCAGGGCTTCGATGCCGACGTGGCACAGGGCGATCCCACCTTCTTTTCCGCCGCGACGGCCGCGAGGGAAACCCCGGTGGCCGGGCCGGACGGCCCCGGCATTGATCGCATTGCCGAGGGAGGTCGATCGGGCGGGGCCTTGCGATTCACCCAGGAGAACCGGCGGGTCCACTTCTTCCGCGTCGAAGATAACTTGCCGTTCGAAGGTCCCGACGGTGACGGCTGGTCGGGCTCGATCTCCTACTTCCTCAACCTCGACCCCGAGTCGGAACTGCCGCCGGCCTACGTGGACCCGATCCAGATCACCCAGAAGGCCTGGAACGACGCGGCCATCTGGAACGACTTCACCAAGGACGATCGCCCCCGCGTCTTCCGGCTCGGCGTGCTGGCCGACCTCAAGGTCTGGAATCCGGAAAATGCAGACTTCGACGCCTTGCCCCCCTCTGAGAAGCCGGTCGTCCCCGTGACCGACACCCCTTTCGCCAAGGGCCGCTGGACGCACATCGTCATCACCTTCGATCACTTCAACACCGGACGGACGGACGGCGAGGCCCGGCTTTACCTCGACGGCGAGCTGCAAGGGGCCGTCTCGGGCTGGAACCAGCGCTTCTCGTGGGACCCGAGCCAGGCGGTCATCTTCCTTGGCCTCGGTTACGCGGGTCTGATGGACGACCTGATGATCTTCGACCGCTCGCTTTCGGCCGACGAGGTCCGGCAGTTGACCGAGGCCGCCGCTTCCGGCTCTCCCCTGCTGACCCCCTGA